The following nucleotide sequence is from Paenibacillus odorifer.
CATTCCCTTCAAACCTCTCCACTGTAACAACCCGCCTGCTCACCTTCCGCCCTCAACCCCGCAACCACAAGGGTTGTCACGTACTTACGGGCATCCGCTGTGAGCAGTAACAGCTCTACCGAGCTTTTAGCCGGCTCCCCTCTGACAAACTTTATTCGTGCACCGTCCAAATCCTCTTGGATGCCGGCAATCGTATACCCTTTAAAAAGCAGCCCATCAATCTCCTGCTGTTCTTTGGCATATTCCGCAAAAGCAGACATTAGACTACACCTCCGCTGATTTCTGCCTTAGAAGGAAGAGGAGCCTCCGCTGCAAAACGTTTGCGTTTCAAATATTTTCCCGAACCTGCTTTGCCGACAAATTGTTTGTCACGAATAACAAATTCACCTCGACTGAGAACAGAAACAGGCTCTCCCTTCACTTCAAAGCCCTCAAACGCATTATAATCTACGTTCATATGGTGCGTGTCCGCAGAAAGGGTTCTTTCTACAGAAGGATCAAAAATGACCAGATCAGCGTCACTACCTACTGCGACCGTGCCTTTTTGCGGATACAAGCCAAACAGCTTGGCGCTAGAGGTAGCAATAATGTCTACGAATTTGTTCAATGAGATCCGGCCTTTCTGCACACCTTCCGAATATAGAATCGTAAACCGGTCCTCGATGGTCGGCCCACCGTTCGGGATTTTGGAGAAATCGCCAAGCCCCAGATCCTTTTGTCCTTTGAAATCAAACGAGCACTGGTCAGAGCCAATCGTCTGCAAGCTGCCGCTCCATAGCGCATCCCACAGAACATCCTGATTCCACTGCTCACGCAGGGGCGGAGACCACACGTATTTGGCACCTTCGAAATTAGGCTTTTCCAGCGCCGTCTGATCCAGCACTAAATACTGTGGACAAGTCTCACCGTATACGCGCAGTCCCTTTTTACGCGCTTCAGCAATCTTCCAAGCGGCTTCCGCACAGGTCACGTGTACAACATACAGCTGAGAATCTGTCAGTTCGGTTAGATAAGCTGCGCGTCCCGTAGCTTCACCCTCCAGCTCCGGCGGGCGGGTCAGCGCATGAAAGATCGGATCAGTGTTGCCTGCGGCCAAGGCCTGCTCAACAAGATATTCAATGACATCTCCATTCTCCGCATGCACCATAACGAGCGCACCTTCTTTTTTCGCGGCTTGAAGGGTCTTAAAAAGTGTGCCGTCATCCGCCTGAAAAGTATTCTTATAAGCCATAAATACTTTGAGCGAGGTAATGCCTTCTTTCTCAATTATCTCCGGAAGCTCACCCAGTACTTTATCGTTTAATTCTGAGACCATCAGGTGGAAGCTGTAATCAATCACCGCTTTATCCTGCGACTTATGATGCCATGTATCTACGGCTTGCTGTAGCGGTTGTCCTTTGGTGGTTAAGCAAAAATCAATGACTGTGGTCGTTCCGCCATATGCAGCCGCAATGGTTCCCGTCTCAAAATCATCAGCTGTAACCGTGCCGCCAAAAGGCATATCCAGATGCGTATGTGGATCAATGCCTCCAGGAAAAACATAACACCCCGAGGCATCTATAATTTCTGCACCAGGGACATCCAAATGAAGGCCAATCTCCGTAATAACCCCGTTTTCAATCGCCACATCGCCTGTATAAGTATCTGCTGCAGTAACGATGATGCCATTTTTAATAATCTTTTTCATCCTTACACCACCTCCACTTCCGAATAGGTGCCATTCAAACTTCCGATCACTTTCTGCCGCTGGTTCCAGGTCAGTGAGGCTGCCCCGGTATCCACTGGAACCATATCGATCGCGCCGTCTGCTGGACAGACAATTGAACAAAGATTACAACCTACACAATCTTCCTCGCGGACCTGTAGAATAGCTTTCCCATCTGTATTAGTTAACATATCAATACACTGATGTGAAGCATCTTCGCAGGCAATATGGCATTTATTACAGTTAATGCAGTTGTTCTCATTAATACGGGCAACGACCTTATAGTTGAGATCCAGATCACCCCAGTTGGAGTACCGGGATACCGATTTACCGATTAACTCTGTTACGGAAGCCAAACCTTTGTCATCCAAATAGTTGTTCAGGCCATCGATCATTTCCTCCACAATCCGGAAGCCATGATGCATGACCGCTGTACATACTTGAATGCCCGTTGCACCCATCAACATGAATTCAACAACATCCTGCCAGGTCGAAATCCCTCCAATACCGGAGATAGGAATGCCGACTCCCCGGTCACGGGCACACTCGGCCACCATACTAAGCGCAATTGGTTTCACAGCCGGCCCGCAGTAACCGCCATGCGCACCCTGACCCCCAACATTCGGAATGGTGTTCCAGCTATGAATATCTACACCAGCAAGACTGTTGATCGTGTTGATCATACTAATCGCGTCCGCTCCACCCTTAACCGCATGGCGGGCAACGACGGTGATATCCGTAATATTAGGCGTCAGCTTCACAATCACCGGGGTCGTCGCAACTTCTTTTACCCAGGTGGTCTGTGCCTGCACCAGATCAGGCTGCTGCCCCGAAGCAGCGCCCATTCCACGCTCAGCCATCCCGTGCGGACAGCCAAAGTTAAGCTCCAGACCGTCTACACCCACATCCTCTACCCGCTTAACAATCTCATGCCATTTATGCTGCGTTGGTTCTACCATCAGGGAGGCTATAATCGCATGATTCGGGAATCTTTTTTTCGTTTCATAGATTTCCTTCAGATTAACTTCAAGCGGACGGTCGGTGATCAGTTCAATATTGTTAAAGCCCGCAACCCGTTGCCCATTGAAATTTACTGCCGCAAAACGCGATGAGGTATTAATGATTGGATCGCCGAGCGTCTTCCACACCGCCCCGCCCCAACCCGCTTCAAAGGCCCGCTGCACTTGATAACCTGTATTCGTAGGCGGCGCGGAGGCCAACCAGAACGGATTCGGTGATTTGATTCCTGCGAGATTAATACTTAAATCTGCCATTGATGTTCCCTCCCTGTCATGTAAAATCCTATTTGATTTCTACGCTCAGCCCGCAGATCTAACAACGACCTCCTGCTGGCCTGAGAATTGTTTAACAATCGCATGGGCTGCATCTTTTCCCTGCTGTGCCGCTGATACAACCATGGCCTCGCCTTTACCTGAACCAAATATGATGTCCCCAGCGGCATAAATCTGCGGATCGGAGGTTTGGCAGGTGACCTCATTCACCCTCACAACCCCACGGTCATGCATAAGACCTAAGGAATCTATTAGATCTAGACGACGCTTTTGACCAATAGCTATTACAACTGCATCTACAGGAATCAAGAACTCAGAACCCTCGATCGGCATAGGTATTGGACGCCCATCTTTGCCCAGCTCCTCCGTCAGCTTCATCTGCACACATTCCAGTGCAGTTACATTCCCAAGCCCATCACCCACGATACGTTTCGGTAAGGTAAGCCAGTTGAACTCCACACCTTCCTGCTTCGCAAATTCATATTCAAAGTCATAAGCCGTCATCTCTTCGCGGGTCCGGCGGTAGACCATTTTCACATTGGTGGCTCCCAGCCGCACTGAGCAAGTCGCTGCATCAATAGCCGTATTCCCTGCACCAATGACAGCGACCCGCTGACCCATCAGCTCTAGTAGAGGAATGCCCGTCTTAGTGGATTCTACGAGCGCAATAGCATCATAAACTCCAGCCATTTTTTCACCCTCAATCCCTATTGGAGGCACATAACCCATACCCGCTGCCAAAACGATGGCATCATAATTCGACTTCAGCTCATCTACAGAAACATCTACTCCGACTTTCACACCTGTACGTATTTCCACACCCAGCTTCTCTACCTGCTCTACTTCCCAAAGAGATACAGACTGCGGGAGCCGAAACGATACAATCCCATGTGTATCCAGCCCACCCGCTAACGCCTTCGCTTCGTAGATCACAACAGCAAAACCTTCACGGGCGAGTTCCCTAGCCGCTGACAATCCCGCAGGACCACCGCCGATAACGGCTACCTTTTTCCCATTAGGAATGCCAGCCTTAAATAATTGAACTCCGCTGTTCATCGCCCAATCTGTCGCATAACGCTGCAGCAGTCCGATTTGGATCGGCGCCGAGGCATCATTTAACACACAGGCGCCTTCACACAGCTCATCTGTAGGACAAACACGAGCACAGCTGGCACCCACAGGATTGGAATCCATAATCGTCTGTGCCGAGCCTTTCAGATTGTCAGTGGCGATCCGTTTGATAAAGGAGGGAATATTAATGCTGGTCGGACATGCTTTTATACATGGGGCATCATAGCAATATAGACAGCGATTGGACTCATCCATGGCACCTTTATGGGTCAGAGGCGGCTCAGCCTCGGCGAAATTACGCATGAACATATCAGGTGTAAATGCTGTTAACGGAGAAGAATGCTCCATCACTAGTCCCTCCTTATGGGTAATTTTTCATATTTGTGTTATATAATATAACATTATTTCAAGTTTTGTCTGAATATTTTGCTTACATCTTTTAATTATTGTAGTAATATAAGCTTTAACAGAAATTATCTCTCAACGTTCTCCCTGATTAGGTTATATATACTGACATCCGTTAATCAAACTATAGTCATTTCGAATTTTCGTTGCATTAGACACTTTGTCTAATTTCAAAACTGTATTTTTTACGAGTGAGAATAGGCTGAGAATAACAGGGCATTAACCGAAGGCCAGAGCGCAGAAGATCGAGGGGGAGTAACTATGGACTGGGAGCTTGTATTAACCATTCGTGACGCTTTAAAAAGACCACTATTCGCAGAAGCCGAGGTGATCGGCGGGAAAAGCGGCCTAAGCCGTGCCATTCGCTGGGTGCATGTGCTGGAAAGTGCCAACTTCGAGACTCTGATTCATGGCGAAGAAATGATTTTGACTACGGGGATTGGTGCAAGTGTCGATCTCCCTTCCTCCTTGGAGTTTATGCAGAACCTGATCGATAAAAATGCAGCTTGCCTATGTATTGAGTTAGGTACGTATTTCAGCACCATCCCGCAAGAGATGATCGAATTAGCCGATAGGCATGACTTTCCGCTAATCATCTTCACCCGCACGGTTCGTTTCGTAGATATCACGTTGGATCTTCATTCGATTATCATCAACCGGCATCACCGGATGCTCCAAGAACTTGAAAAAATCTCACGTGAATTCCACCGTCTGACCTTAACTTCACAAGGAACGCTGAAAGTGCTGCAATTATTGTGCAAAAGCACCCGCACACAAATTGTCTATATGCAGCTACAAGGCAAACCCTTATTTTTCCCGGCCCTTTCGCCGGAAGAGCAGGCTCCATTGCTGAATTTTTTCACCGCCTTCGGCGACGAGCTGGAAGGAATTCAACCTGACGCTGCCCCCTATATCCGGGAATATGGACAGAAGACCATCGCGCTCAAGCCTGTAGGTGCGCTGGATCAGACCTGGGCTTACATTCTGATGGTATGCAATCACAAACCACAGGAATTCGACTGTCTGCTGCTGGATTCCGCCTCTTTGTCCATTGCTCAGGAGCTGCTGCGAACCCGGTATATGGAGGAGCGCAAGCTTTTTTCAGAAAATCTATGGGTCGACGAGCTGATCAATGGCCGCATCGAAGATGATAACCGCTTAAAGGGCCTGATAGGCTCTAATTTCAACGTGGTCAACGAGCTCCCTTACCGTGTATGCCTTATAGAGATCAAGAACCCCAGAGATGTAAAATGGAACAGCTCGGAGAACGAATGGGAGTCCATCACCTTCCACCTTTCGCTCATCCTGCGTTCCATCTTTGAGAAATATTCTTTACGTCCGCTGATCACCCTTAAGAACAATCGCCTCACCGTCATCGCCCTCGACATCCAATCAAAAATGCCTGGCAAAATGCGACTTCAACAAGCACTTGAAGCCCTGCAGAACATCCGCTCCGATGAGAAGCTCAAGGATTTGCAGCTCGTCATTGGAGTCAGCAAATCGCATAAGCGCCTAAAACGAGCCTATTCCGGTTATCAGGAAGCCCTACAGGCATTGTCGTTATACTCCTGTTACCAGAAGTCACTGCTCTTCTATGAAGAGCTGGGTGTATTCCAGTTGCTGTTGAGCTTAAATGACGGAAAAACGTTGCAGAACTTCATTCGCAGTTATCTCGGCCCGCTAATCGACCACGACCAAACCAAAGGCAGCGAGCTGCTGCTTACCCTTCGTGTTTATCTGGATCATGATGGTTCCAAACAAATTGCCGCTCGAAACTTATTCATTGTCAGACAGTCACTTTATTATCGCCTGGACAAAATAACAGAGCTACTGGGTGAAGACTTCATGCAGCCAGAGAATCGGATCTCCATTCAAGTCGCCCTGCGCGCTTACCAATTTCTATATCCAGACAAAATCACTTTACCTAGCCCCCGTTCAGCACAGATTTAAAGGTATCGATAATAAATTCTATATCTTCATCCGTGGAGGATAACGGCGGGGCGAAGGTAAGCACATTGTTGAACCCAGCTACGGTATCGCCATTTTTGCCGATGATAAGCCCCTTGGACTTACATTCGGCAATAATTCCTTTCACAATATTCAGATCAACCGGCTTCTTACTGACCTTGTCTTCAACCAGCTCAACCCCTGTCATCAAACCAAAGCTGCGGACATCACCTACAAGCTTGTGATCAAGCAGCTCGGTAAATTCTGTATTTATTCTTTTACCTAAAAGATCCGCACGTTCCACCAGCTTCTCCTGCTCGATAATCTCCAGATTACGCAGCGCCAGCGCACAGGAGGCAGGGTTGCCACCAAAAGTATTCACATGGCGAAAATGGCCATAGTCATCGCTATTGTCCTTAAATACCTCATAGATATCCTTACGAACAGCAGTCGCGGATAAAGGAAGATAAGCGCTAGTCAGTCCCTTAGCCATCGTTACGATGTCAGGCTTCACATTAAAGTTGTGATGACCAAACTTACGTCCAGAACGCCCGAATCCACAAATCACCTCATCCATAATGAGCAACACACCGTGCTTACGGCAGATTTCCTGCACCCGATCCAAATAAACCTGATGCGGTACAATGACGCCACCACCCGTAATTACAGGCTCCATAATCACCGCAGCTACCGTCTCCACGCCTTCCCAGATGATCATATCCTCTATGGACTGTGCACACTGGAGGTTGAATTCTTCCACAGTCATCCCGGCCGGGCGGCGATAGCTGTCCGGGGGAGCTACATGCAGAAACCCACCCGCCAGCGGTTCATATTTATATTTGCGCTGGGCCTGGCCTGTTGCAGATAATGCACCCAGCGAACTGCCGTGATATCCACGATAACGGGCAATGAATTTATGGCGATAATGCTGGCCGATTTGCTGCTGGTACTGGCGTGCCATTTTGAAAGCAGCCTCATTGGCTTCCGATCCACTATTGGAAAAGAAGATCACGTAATCGCCTCCGAGCCATTCATTCAGCTTCTCCGCCAGCGCAATCGCCGGGAGATGACTTTGTGTCAGAGGAAAATAAGGCAGGGTCAGCAACTGATTGTAAGCAGCTTCCGCCAGCTCCTTGCGCCCGTATCCCACATTTACACACCATAAGCCAGACATCCCATCCAAAAATCGATTGCCCTGTATATCCGTAATCCACGACCCACTCGCCGAGGCGGCAATCATAGGCGGATTCTTTTCACTATAAGGCGTAATGTTGTGCCATAAATATTCCTGATCCTTCTTCACCGCAAGCTCGCTATCGTTCCCCAGACTCTGCATAACATTTTCTCCTCTCAGCAGCTCATTTTCTCTAATAACGGGCAGTGATCATCTTTTTACGCGTATAGAACTCCACCCCATCACGCCCATTGGCATGCAGGTCTCCATAGAACGATTTCTTATAACCCGAGAAGGGGAAAAATGCCATGGGCGCAGGCACGCCCAGATTCACACCCAACATCCCTGCATCAATTTCTTCCCGAAATTCACGAACCGCCTTTGCGCTGTCTGTATAAATACAAGCCCCATTCGCGAATGGGGACTGATTCGTTACCCCAATCGCTTCACTCAGACTTTTCACACGAATCACTGACAATACCGGTGCAAAAATCTCATCCTTCCAGATGGTCATTCCCGGCTGTACATGATCAAATATCGTCGGCCCGATAAAATAACCCGCACCACCCGTAGCAGCATCCTTCCGCCCGTCTCTCACAAGCTTGGCTGCCTCAGCTTCACCAGTCTCAATGTAATAAAGCGTCCGCTCCTTATTCGACTGGCGAATTACCGGACCCAAAAACACCCCGTCATCGGCGCCATTACCAATCTTAAGCTCATCCGCAGCCGCAGCCAGACGGTTCACTAGCTCGTCAGCGATATCCTCATGAACCACTACGACCGAGCAAGCCATACACCGCTCACCTGCCGAGCCAAAGGAGGCCGCAATGATATTTTTGACCGCATTGTCCAGCTCCGCATCAGGCAGCACAATCGAGTGATTCTTAGCGCCTGCCAATGCCTGAACCCGCTTCCCTTGCGCCGTCCCTGCCTTATATACATATTCCGCAACCGGCTGCGAACCCACGAACGAAATCGCCTTCACTTCATCATGCTCCAGCAGCCCATTCACAACCTCGTGCGCCCCATGTACCACATTCAGTACACCTGGAGGAAAGCCCGCTTCGGCAAATAACTCTGCCAATCGATTAACAAGCAGCGGTGTCCGTTCAGAAGGCTTCAGCACAAAGGTATTTCCACAAGCGATGGCAAGCGGAAACATCCAACAAGGAACCATCATTGGAAAGTTAAAAGGGGCAATTCCCCCGATAACCCCCAATGGATAGCGGTACATCCCGGATTCAATTCCGGTAGCAATGTCCGGGAGCTGGCTGCCCATCATCAACGTGGGGATGCCTGCGGCAAATTCCACACACTCAATTCCACGCTGCACCTCACCTTGCGCCTCTTCCAGACTTTTGCCATTCTCCAGCGTGATCAGCTCGGCCAGCTCATGCCAATGCTTCACCAGCAGCTGTTGATATTGGAAAAAGTAGCGGGCACGACGCGGCACAGCGACCCTTTTCCACACTTGAAATGCCACTGCAGCCGCATCTACCGCCGCACCCAGCTCTTCCCTACTGGAAATGGGCACATAGGCAATCACTTCACCCGTCGCCGGATTATATACCTCTTCATCTCGCCCGGACGACGATTCTACCCAAGCTCCATTCACATAATTCTTAACTCTTTCAGCCTGCGTTACTAGGAGAGACATAGCTCGCACCTCTTTCTCTGTTTCAGATGCACTGATGGACTGCTGATTATAATAGATGACCGCCAGATCAGGCGGCCATCCACTGTAACATTTGAGCTCAACTGGTTATTTTGCCGCCATTTCTACGATTTCGTTCGTGTAAGCCTCATCTACCTTAACCGGTTCTTTAATGACACCAAATTTAAGCGAAATATCAGCAGTTTGCTGGAACGCCGCCGCATCGGTATATCCCATCTTGGCACTGTCAAAGCCTTCAGGTAGAATCAGCTTGGCAACCTCAGTCATCATTGTCAGCTGATGTTCCTTCGTTGTACTGCCGTCTTCCGCTTGCTTCATCACACTGTCCACTGCGGCTGCAGGATCAGCAATTGCATCTTTCCAGCCTTTCAGGGAGGCACGTACGAACTTTGCCGCAGTCTCTTTGTTCTCCGCAAGCCATTCCTTATTGGCGAACAAGTTATCCTCAAGCATCGCAACGCCTTCCGTATTCATGTCGATGACATTCAGATCCTCAGCCTTAATGCCTGACTCCAACACTACTTGGTACTCGTTATAGGTCATCGCTGAGGCCGCATCGATCTGATCGCCCAAGAACTGATCCATCGTGAACCCTTGCTTCGTAAAGCTCAGATCCTTATTCGGATCGAACTTATATTTATCGAATAACGCTAATAGTTCAAACTCGTTGCCGCCCATCCAGTTGCCTACTTTTTTACCCTTAAGATCAGCGGCTGAGTTGATGCCCGCCGATTTTTTGGAAACCAGGACCAATCCGCTCTTTTGATAGATTTGCGCGATCTGCACCAGCGGCATTCCCTCTTCAAGACTCGGCAGCAAGCTGGCTACCCAACCCACACCGATATCTGCGGAGCCGCCTGCCACTTGCTGTTCCGGAACGATATCAGGCCCACCCGGCAGAATTTCTACATCCAAGCCTTCTTCCTTGTAATATCCTTTATCCTGCGCCACAAAATACCCAGCGAATTGTGCCTGCGGCACCCATTTCAGCTGTAGCTTCACTGTAACTGGATCAGCAGCCGGTTCAGTAGCAGCACTTGCGTCAGGAGCTGCTGATACTTCAGGGGCAGTCGTAGCTTCAGCTGCCGAGTTATTATTGTTGCCACCGCAACCCGCCATTAAAGAAACACTCAACATCATCACGATTGCCAACAAACCACCACGAAATTTGCGTTTTTTCCCGTTCATCAACCGAACTCCCCCTATCGTAATTTAAGTTTGTAACAAGCACAGTATGGACAAGCATCGTGGTGCGTTTATGCATACAGCCGCGGGCGGTTTCTCTTTTCCATTCCCACTATGGCCGGATGTAATGAGGGCGAGATTAAGTACGCTGCGAAGGATGCCACTTAATGAATACTTTCTCCAGCCGCTCAACCACTAAATAGAAGAGCACGCCTGCAATTGCAGCCAGCACAATACAGGACCAGCCCAGTGGCATTTTGGCAACTTTAATGGAATTGGAGAGCAGATATCCAAGCCCCTTTGAGGAGAAAAAGAATTCCCCAACAATGGCGCCAATCATACTGGCAGTAGCATTAATCTTCAGTGCTGTAAATACATAGGGCAGACTGCTCTGAATCCGCAGATAACGGAACACTGCCGGTTTACCTGCCGCATAAGAATGCATCAGATCCAGCGCCAATGGATCAATCGCCGCCATGCCCTTATAGGCGTTGATCGCCATCGCTGCCATTGTAGTTGCTGTTACTATGGCAATTCGTGAGCCTATCCCATCTCCAAACCACAGATTCATGATGGGCGCGAGGGCGACGATGGGCACAGCATTTAGGGCGGCAACCAGCGTCAAGCTTCCACTCCCCCAGCGCGGCCAAGCCGTAGCGACTAAAGCGATCAGGAAGCCGATAGCAGAACCAACCAACATTCCCAGCACAGCTTCAGCAAGCGTGTATCCGGTATAGGACAACAACAAGCTGAAATTATCTCGCATAGTTTCGGCGATGGCTGTAGGCAGCGGGAGTTGATACTTTTTCAGATCAAAGATCTTATGAAAGAATTGAAATTCCCATAGTGCAAGAAATAACAGACCTGCCAGTACAGGCAGCAGCACCCCTGCACTAAATATCCTCTTCAGCATTCGTGAGCCGCCTCGACTCGCCGTAGCTTCCGCAGGTTTCGGAACGGCTACAGCATTCTTTTGTGTAGCCGTTAGCGCCGGCTGAGCCATTTCTTTACCAGTAGAGCCTATAAACGAGGTCTCCCGAACGGAGTTAGTTTCCATTAGCGGCTGCCTCCTTTCGGACGATATTCAGGCTGCCAAGGCGTTACCAGGCGTTCTATCAGACTGATTAACCAGTAGCTTACGATCCCCAGCAAGGCACCCACAATCACCGTAGACCAGAACATATAGGTGTGAGAGCTTCCATAATAGAGATTGCGCAGCATAATTACACCAATGCCATGCTGGGCACCCATAAGCTCCACCAGAATAGCTCCAGTCACAGCAAGTGGGGCAGCTATCTTAAGCCCACCGAACAAACCCGGCAAAGCCGCTGGGAATCTTAGTTTCCAATAGACCGCCCAAGGTTTGGCCGCGTAAGAATGCATCAATTCGAGCGCTGATGGATCTACACTCCGCAAGCCGCGCAGCATGTTCAGAGCCACCGGGAAAAAGGTGATATATCCCGAAATAATAATCCGCGAGGTCTGCTCATCGCGCACAATCCCGTAGATGATGGGTGCCAACCCCAGAATCGGAATCATCTGCGAGGCAATAGCATAAGGAAAAGTTAATTGCTCTATTGTCTTCGACAAACTCATCAGCACCGCCAATGAGGCACCAGCTACCGCTCCAATCAGGAAGCCAACACCAGCATTACCGAAGGTCGCAGCCCCCTCCTTCAAGAGCGTGCCTCCATACTGCCACAAGGTAGCTAACACCTCATGAACATATGGCAGCTTGGACTGTGCTAACGGCGTCTCCACCACATGGAGCAGCATCCAGGAAGTGCCTTCCCAGACTAGCAGCAGGCCAAAAATCCAGACGAACAACGGCAGCAGACGACCTCGCACAAAGATACTGCCCCCTTTCATCACTACACCCCTTCGAAGCTGTCGCGAATACGTGCGATCAGTTCGAAAAACTCTGGGCTATTTCTCATTTCCGCCGTTCGCGGACGTGGCAGAGGAATTTCGACCACAGCAGACAAGCGACCCGGATGCGGGGAAAGAACAAACACCCGGTCAGAGAGGAATATAGATTCAGGAATACTATGAGTTACAAAAACAATTGTGTTCTGCACTTTACTCCAGACAGACAATAGCTCTTCATTCAATCGCTCACGCGTAAATTCATCCAGCGCAGAGAATGGCTCATCCATGAGCAGAATTTCCGGCTCCATCGATAGCGCTCTGGCAATCGCTACACGCTGTTGCATCCCGCCGCTGAGCTGCCACGGATATTTATCCGCAAAGCTCTGCAACCCCACCAGATCAAGAAGCTCCATCGCCTTTTCCTCACGGATTGACTTCTTTACCCCCATCAGCTCCAGCGGCAATGTGATGTTATGCTTCACTTTCCGCCAGTCGTATAACACTGGACTTTGAAAAACAATGCCATATTTTTGCGCCAGCCTGGCTTCTCTGGCACTTTTCCCAGCTACCACAATGTTCCCGCCTGTTGGTGCTATGAGATCGGCCATCAGTCTAAGCAGCGTCGTTTTTCCACATCCGGAAGGTCCGAGCAGGGAGACGAACTCCCCTTTAGCAATATCAAGACTCACCTGATGCAGGGCAAGCA
It contains:
- a CDS encoding CoA-acylating methylmalonate-semialdehyde dehydrogenase, with translation MSLLVTQAERVKNYVNGAWVESSSGRDEEVYNPATGEVIAYVPISSREELGAAVDAAAVAFQVWKRVAVPRRARYFFQYQQLLVKHWHELAELITLENGKSLEEAQGEVQRGIECVEFAAGIPTLMMGSQLPDIATGIESGMYRYPLGVIGGIAPFNFPMMVPCWMFPLAIACGNTFVLKPSERTPLLVNRLAELFAEAGFPPGVLNVVHGAHEVVNGLLEHDEVKAISFVGSQPVAEYVYKAGTAQGKRVQALAGAKNHSIVLPDAELDNAVKNIIAASFGSAGERCMACSVVVVHEDIADELVNRLAAAADELKIGNGADDGVFLGPVIRQSNKERTLYYIETGEAEAAKLVRDGRKDAATGGAGYFIGPTIFDHVQPGMTIWKDEIFAPVLSVIRVKSLSEAIGVTNQSPFANGACIYTDSAKAVREFREEIDAGMLGVNLGVPAPMAFFPFSGYKKSFYGDLHANGRDGVEFYTRKKMITARY
- a CDS encoding ABC transporter substrate-binding protein, encoding MNGKKRKFRGGLLAIVMMLSVSLMAGCGGNNNNSAAEATTAPEVSAAPDASAATEPAADPVTVKLQLKWVPQAQFAGYFVAQDKGYYKEEGLDVEILPGGPDIVPEQQVAGGSADIGVGWVASLLPSLEEGMPLVQIAQIYQKSGLVLVSKKSAGINSAADLKGKKVGNWMGGNEFELLALFDKYKFDPNKDLSFTKQGFTMDQFLGDQIDAASAMTYNEYQVVLESGIKAEDLNVIDMNTEGVAMLEDNLFANKEWLAENKETAAKFVRASLKGWKDAIADPAAAVDSVMKQAEDGSTTKEHQLTMMTEVAKLILPEGFDSAKMGYTDAAAFQQTADISLKFGVIKEPVKVDEAYTNEIVEMAAK
- a CDS encoding ABC transporter permease; protein product: METNSVRETSFIGSTGKEMAQPALTATQKNAVAVPKPAEATASRGGSRMLKRIFSAGVLLPVLAGLLFLALWEFQFFHKIFDLKKYQLPLPTAIAETMRDNFSLLLSYTGYTLAEAVLGMLVGSAIGFLIALVATAWPRWGSGSLTLVAALNAVPIVALAPIMNLWFGDGIGSRIAIVTATTMAAMAINAYKGMAAIDPLALDLMHSYAAGKPAVFRYLRIQSSLPYVFTALKINATASMIGAIVGEFFFSSKGLGYLLSNSIKVAKMPLGWSCIVLAAIAGVLFYLVVERLEKVFIKWHPSQRT
- a CDS encoding ABC transporter permease codes for the protein MKGGSIFVRGRLLPLFVWIFGLLLVWEGTSWMLLHVVETPLAQSKLPYVHEVLATLWQYGGTLLKEGAATFGNAGVGFLIGAVAGASLAVLMSLSKTIEQLTFPYAIASQMIPILGLAPIIYGIVRDEQTSRIIISGYITFFPVALNMLRGLRSVDPSALELMHSYAAKPWAVYWKLRFPAALPGLFGGLKIAAPLAVTGAILVELMGAQHGIGVIMLRNLYYGSSHTYMFWSTVIVGALLGIVSYWLISLIERLVTPWQPEYRPKGGSR
- a CDS encoding ABC transporter ATP-binding protein → MSSLATNIPEIQLENVEMRYRTEAAEVLALHQVSLDIAKGEFVSLLGPSGCGKTTLLRLMADLIAPTGGNIVVAGKSAREARLAQKYGIVFQSPVLYDWRKVKHNITLPLELMGVKKSIREEKAMELLDLVGLQSFADKYPWQLSGGMQQRVAIARALSMEPEILLMDEPFSALDEFTRERLNEELLSVWSKVQNTIVFVTHSIPESIFLSDRVFVLSPHPGRLSAVVEIPLPRPRTAEMRNSPEFFELIARIRDSFEGV